The following coding sequences lie in one Salmo salar chromosome ssa13, Ssal_v3.1, whole genome shotgun sequence genomic window:
- the cplx4a gene encoding complexin-4a, with amino-acid sequence MFLIKTMMPNPLAGLNPMGGGEEEAEAAPADPAKAAGMTREEYEEYQKQLVEEKMERDADFLHKKAERATLRVCLRDKYRLPKSEQDDNMLAMAGDDVDVPEELLKMVDEDATEEEDKDSILGGIQNLQNMDMDQLKEKASATVTEMKAKAEEKCSVM; translated from the exons ATGTTCCTAATCAAGACCATGATGCCTAACCCGCTGGCTGGTTTGAATCCtatgggtggaggagaggaggaagcggAGGCGGCCCCTGCAGATCCGGCCAAAGCAGCAGGGATGACACGCGAGGAGTATGAGGAGTACCAAAAACAGTTGGTGGAGGAGAA gatggagagagatgctgACTTTTTACACAAGAAAGCTGAGAGGGCAACTCTGCGGGTGTGCCTACGAGACAAGTACAGACTCCCAAAG AGCGAGCAGGACGATAACATGCTTGCCATGGCTGGAGACGACGTGGACGTACCCGAGGAGCTCCTCAAGATGGTGGACGAGGATGCCACAGAGGAGGAGGACAAGGACTCCATCTTGGGTGGCATTCAGAACCTCCAGAACATGGACATGGACCAGCTCAAGGAGAAGGCCTCGGCCACCGTGACGGAGATGAAAGCCAAGGCAGAGGAGAAATGCTCTGtcatgtaa